In the Ramlibacter tataouinensis TTB310 genome, one interval contains:
- a CDS encoding metallophosphoesterase family protein → MPPRPAEAGRPPVRIGLISDTHGLLRPEALAFLAGSDHILHAGDIGDAAILEALAGIAPLTAVRGNNDTGPWARQLKEVEQLRLAGVGIHLLHDRHELAIDPPASGVRVVVAGHSHKPLVQEQGGVLYINPGSAGPRRFSLPVSVGELLIEDGGVRARTVTLEVAPRPRR, encoded by the coding sequence ATGCCTCCCCGGCCCGCTGAGGCCGGCCGCCCGCCCGTGCGCATCGGCCTGATCTCCGATACCCACGGGCTGCTGCGGCCCGAGGCGCTGGCGTTCCTGGCCGGCAGCGACCACATCCTGCATGCCGGCGACATCGGCGATGCGGCCATCCTGGAAGCCCTGGCGGGCATCGCGCCGCTGACCGCGGTGCGCGGCAACAACGACACGGGGCCCTGGGCGCGGCAGCTCAAGGAGGTGGAGCAGCTGCGCCTGGCCGGCGTGGGCATCCACCTGCTGCACGACCGCCATGAGCTGGCCATTGATCCGCCGGCCAGCGGCGTGCGCGTGGTCGTGGCCGGGCATTCGCACAAGCCGCTGGTGCAGGAGCAGGGTGGCGTGCTGTACATCAACCCCGGCAGCGCCGGGCCGCGGCGCTTCTCGCTGCCGGTCTCGGTGGGCGAACTGCTGATCGAGGATGGCGGGGTGAGGGCGCGCACGGTGACGCTGGAGGTCGCGCCGCGCCCGCGCCGATAA
- a CDS encoding LysR substrate-binding domain-containing protein → METKWLEDFVSLAETRSFSRSAQLRHVTQPAFSRRIQALEAWAGTDLVDRSSYPTRLTPAGQTLYAQSLEMLQALQSTRAMLRGHSAAGQDVIEFAVPHTLAFTFFPAWVSSLREKFGPIKSRLIALNVHDAVMRLVEGGCDLLIAYHHASQPFQLDADRYEMVDLGEEMLAPYCKPDARGEPLFRLPGRPGQPLPYLGYAPGAYLGRVTELILKQSGTAIHLDRVYETDMAEGLKVMAVEGHGLAFLPHSAVKKELRARRLVAAAPADLGLEMPMDVRAYREKPQGREAPKGTAQALWAFLAGQVPHK, encoded by the coding sequence ATGGAGACCAAGTGGCTGGAAGACTTCGTGAGCCTGGCCGAGACGCGCAGCTTCAGCCGCTCGGCGCAGCTGCGCCACGTCACCCAGCCCGCCTTCTCCCGCCGCATCCAGGCGCTGGAAGCCTGGGCCGGCACCGACCTGGTGGACCGCAGCTCCTACCCCACGCGGCTGACGCCGGCCGGCCAGACCCTGTATGCCCAGTCGCTGGAGATGCTGCAGGCGCTGCAGAGCACGCGGGCCATGCTGCGCGGGCACTCGGCGGCCGGGCAGGACGTGATCGAGTTCGCGGTGCCGCACACCCTGGCCTTCACCTTCTTCCCGGCCTGGGTGTCCAGCCTGCGCGAGAAGTTCGGCCCCATCAAGAGCCGGCTGATCGCGCTGAACGTGCACGACGCGGTGATGCGCCTGGTCGAGGGCGGCTGCGACCTGCTGATCGCCTACCACCATGCCTCGCAGCCGTTCCAGCTGGACGCCGACCGCTACGAGATGGTGGACCTGGGCGAGGAGATGCTGGCCCCGTACTGCAAGCCCGACGCGCGCGGCGAGCCGCTGTTCAGGCTGCCGGGGCGTCCCGGCCAGCCGCTGCCCTACCTGGGCTACGCGCCGGGCGCCTACCTGGGTCGCGTGACCGAGCTCATCCTCAAGCAGTCGGGCACCGCCATCCACCTGGACCGCGTGTACGAGACCGACATGGCCGAAGGCCTGAAGGTGATGGCGGTGGAGGGGCATGGCCTGGCCTTCCTGCCGCACAGCGCCGTGAAGAAGGAGCTGCGGGCCCGGCGCCTGGTCGCCGCCGCCCCGGCCGACCTCGGCCTGGAGATGCCCATGGACGTGCGCGCCTACCGCGAGAAGCCGCAGGGGCGCGAGGCGCCCAAGGGCACGGCGCAGGCGCTGTGGGCCTTCCTGGCGGGCCAGGTGCCTCATAAATAA
- a CDS encoding aspartate ammonia-lyase translates to MSSPYRVERDFLGEKQIPAQAYWGVHTARAIENFPISGTPVSAMPDLIRAFGHVKKAAARANLQLGALDDKRARAIMFACERLVAGEYHDQFVVDVIQGGAGTSTNMNANEVIANLALEKLGFEKGRYDVLHPNDHVNASQSTNDVYPTAVRLSLWTGIDRLLASMARLRAGFEAKAEEFKGVLKIGRTQLQDAVPMTLGQEFSTYAVMLEEDEARLREARALIQEINLGATAIGTGINAPAGYADLACQELAGISGIPVVKSKNLVEATQDTGAFVQLSGVLKRVATKLSKTCNDLRLLSSGPQAGFGDIKLPARQAGSSIMPGKVNPVIPEVMNQVAFEVIGNDVTVTLASEAGQLQLNAFEPIMGWSLFKSIKHLSNACLTLHDHCVTGIEANHDLLARRVRESVTLVTALNPIIGYEKAAMIAKTAIATGAPIDEVAQALGILTREQMEALLVPEKLTEPLRLAN, encoded by the coding sequence ATGTCCAGCCCGTACCGCGTCGAACGAGATTTCCTAGGCGAGAAACAGATACCGGCGCAGGCCTACTGGGGGGTCCACACGGCGCGGGCGATCGAGAACTTCCCCATCAGCGGCACGCCGGTGTCGGCCATGCCGGACCTCATCCGCGCCTTCGGCCATGTCAAGAAGGCCGCCGCCCGGGCCAACCTGCAGCTGGGCGCGCTGGACGACAAGCGCGCCCGGGCCATCATGTTCGCCTGCGAACGGCTGGTCGCGGGCGAGTACCACGATCAGTTCGTGGTCGACGTGATCCAGGGCGGCGCCGGCACCTCGACCAACATGAACGCCAACGAGGTGATCGCCAATCTGGCGCTGGAGAAGCTGGGTTTCGAGAAGGGCCGCTACGACGTGCTGCACCCCAACGACCACGTCAACGCCTCGCAGAGCACCAACGACGTCTACCCCACGGCCGTGCGGCTGTCCCTGTGGACCGGCATCGACCGGCTGCTCGCCTCCATGGCGCGGCTGCGCGCCGGCTTCGAGGCCAAGGCCGAGGAATTCAAGGGCGTGCTCAAGATCGGCCGCACCCAGCTGCAGGACGCCGTGCCCATGACGCTGGGGCAGGAGTTCTCCACCTACGCGGTGATGCTGGAGGAGGACGAGGCCCGGCTGCGCGAGGCGCGCGCCCTGATCCAGGAGATCAACCTGGGCGCCACGGCCATCGGCACCGGCATCAACGCGCCGGCCGGCTACGCCGACCTGGCCTGCCAGGAGCTGGCGGGGATCAGCGGCATCCCGGTGGTCAAGTCCAAGAACCTGGTGGAGGCGACCCAGGACACCGGCGCCTTCGTGCAGCTGTCGGGCGTGCTCAAGCGGGTGGCCACCAAGCTGTCGAAAACGTGCAACGACCTGCGGCTGCTGTCCAGCGGCCCGCAGGCCGGCTTCGGCGACATCAAGCTGCCGGCGCGCCAGGCCGGCTCGTCCATCATGCCGGGCAAGGTCAACCCGGTGATCCCCGAGGTGATGAACCAGGTGGCCTTCGAGGTCATCGGCAACGACGTGACCGTGACCCTGGCCTCCGAGGCCGGCCAGCTGCAGCTCAACGCCTTCGAGCCCATCATGGGCTGGAGCCTGTTCAAGAGCATCAAGCACCTGTCCAACGCCTGCCTGACGCTGCACGACCACTGCGTGACCGGCATCGAGGCCAACCACGACCTGCTGGCGCGGCGCGTGCGCGAGTCGGTGACGCTGGTCACGGCCCTCAATCCCATCATCGGCTACGAGAAGGCCGCCATGATCGCCAAGACCGCCATCGCCACGGGAGCGCCCATCGACGAGGTGGCGCAGGCGCTGGGCATCCTGACGCGCGAGCAGATGGAGGCGCTGCTGGTGCCCGAAAAGCTGACGGAGCCCTTGCGGCTGGCGAATTGA
- a CDS encoding amino acid ABC transporter substrate-binding protein — MKKHLLALAIAAVAGGASAQANDTVAKAKASGVVTMGVRDSSGALSYTLGDGKYAGYHVEICQRVIANLEKAAGRKLEVKYQPVTSQNRIPLVQNGTVDIECGSTTNNATRQKDVAFLPTTFVEEVRIAVKANSGINSIAQLAGKNVATTTGTTSVQHLRKHERGAGIQFNEIYGKDHAESFLLLESGRADAFVMDGAILAGNIATSKNPADFKLVGEVLSVEPIAIMVRKDDAALKKIGDDTVRELAKSGELAKLWDKWFQQPIPPKNTKVGYAVSESTKAAWANPNDKPMEEYAKK; from the coding sequence ATGAAAAAGCATTTGTTGGCCCTCGCCATCGCGGCCGTCGCCGGTGGCGCCTCCGCCCAGGCGAACGACACCGTGGCCAAGGCCAAGGCGTCGGGCGTCGTCACCATGGGCGTGCGCGACTCGTCGGGCGCCCTGTCCTACACCCTGGGCGACGGCAAGTACGCCGGCTACCACGTGGAGATCTGCCAGCGCGTGATCGCCAACCTGGAGAAGGCCGCCGGCCGCAAGCTGGAAGTCAAGTACCAGCCCGTGACCTCGCAGAACCGCATCCCGCTGGTGCAGAACGGCACCGTGGACATCGAGTGCGGCTCCACCACCAACAACGCCACGCGCCAGAAGGACGTGGCCTTCCTGCCCACCACCTTCGTCGAGGAGGTGCGCATCGCCGTCAAGGCCAACTCGGGCATCAACTCCATCGCCCAGCTGGCCGGCAAGAACGTGGCCACCACCACCGGCACCACCTCCGTGCAGCACCTGCGCAAGCACGAGCGCGGCGCGGGCATCCAGTTCAACGAGATCTACGGCAAGGACCACGCCGAGAGCTTCCTGCTGCTGGAGTCGGGCCGCGCCGACGCCTTCGTGATGGACGGCGCCATCCTGGCCGGCAACATCGCCACTTCCAAGAACCCGGCCGACTTCAAGCTGGTGGGCGAGGTGCTCTCCGTCGAGCCCATCGCCATCATGGTCCGCAAGGACGATGCCGCGCTCAAGAAGATCGGCGACGACACCGTCCGCGAGCTGGCCAAGTCGGGCGAGCTGGCCAAGCTGTGGGACAAGTGGTTCCAGCAGCCCATCCCGCCGAAGAACACCAAGGTGGGCTACGCCGTCAGCGAGAGCACCAAGGCGGCCTGGGCCAACCCGAACGACAAGCCGATGGAAGAGTACGCCAAGAAGTAA
- a CDS encoding amino acid ABC transporter permease encodes MTWDWTVFLNDDGSGRTYLQWMFEAWRWTLAVAGASWVIAVLTGALVGTVRTLPNSPWVVRIANAWVELFRNIPILVQLFIWYFVVPRVFPFFQQVPGFLLVVFALGFFTSARIAEQVRAGIQALPRGQRYAGLAMGFTTAQTYRYVILPMAFRIILPPLTSESMNLLKNSSVAFAVSIAELTMFAMQAQEETSRGIEIYLAVTALYAVSAFAVNRVFAFIERRVQIPGFIVAGGTGGH; translated from the coding sequence ATGACCTGGGACTGGACGGTATTCCTCAACGACGACGGGAGCGGGCGCACCTACCTCCAGTGGATGTTCGAGGCCTGGCGCTGGACGCTGGCCGTGGCGGGCGCTTCCTGGGTGATCGCGGTCCTGACCGGCGCCCTGGTCGGCACGGTGCGCACCCTGCCCAACAGCCCCTGGGTGGTGCGCATCGCCAACGCCTGGGTGGAGCTGTTCCGCAACATCCCCATCCTGGTCCAGCTGTTCATCTGGTACTTCGTCGTGCCCCGGGTGTTCCCGTTCTTCCAGCAGGTGCCGGGCTTCCTGCTGGTGGTGTTCGCGCTGGGCTTCTTCACCTCGGCGCGCATCGCCGAGCAGGTGCGCGCCGGCATCCAGGCGCTGCCGCGCGGCCAGCGCTACGCCGGCCTGGCCATGGGCTTCACCACGGCCCAGACCTACCGCTACGTCATCCTGCCGATGGCCTTCCGCATCATCCTGCCGCCCCTGACCAGCGAGTCCATGAACCTGCTGAAGAACTCGTCGGTGGCGTTCGCCGTGTCCATCGCCGAGCTCACCATGTTCGCCATGCAGGCGCAGGAGGAGACCTCGCGCGGCATCGAGATCTACCTGGCCGTCACGGCGCTGTACGCCGTGTCCGCCTTCGCCGTCAACCGCGTGTTCGCCTTCATCGAGCGGCGCGTGCAGATCCCCGGCTTCATCGTGGCCGGCGGCACGGGAGGCCACTGA
- a CDS encoding amino acid ABC transporter permease → MGGLDLTFLNWELIRNFVLKGFWFSVQLTIIATLGGIVFGTVLALMRLSGKKVLMLPATIYVNGMRSIPLVMVILWFFLLVPVIIGRPVGAEYSAIITFVAFEAAYFSEIMRAGIQSIPRGQVYAGQALGMTYGQNMRLVVLPQAFRNMLPVLLTQTIILFQDTSLVYAIGAYDLLKGFSTAGKIYGRPEEAYLLAAVVYFVVCYSLSYLVKRLQARIAIIR, encoded by the coding sequence ATGGGCGGCCTGGACCTGACGTTCCTGAACTGGGAACTGATCCGCAACTTCGTGCTCAAGGGCTTCTGGTTCAGCGTCCAGCTGACCATCATCGCCACCCTGGGCGGCATCGTCTTCGGCACCGTGCTGGCGCTGATGCGCCTGTCGGGCAAGAAGGTCCTGATGCTGCCGGCCACCATCTACGTCAACGGCATGCGCTCCATCCCTCTGGTGATGGTGATCCTGTGGTTCTTCCTGCTGGTGCCGGTGATCATCGGCCGGCCGGTGGGGGCGGAGTATTCGGCCATCATCACCTTCGTCGCCTTCGAGGCGGCGTACTTCAGCGAGATCATGCGCGCCGGCATCCAGTCCATCCCGCGCGGGCAGGTGTACGCCGGCCAGGCGCTGGGCATGACCTACGGGCAGAACATGCGGCTGGTGGTGCTGCCCCAGGCCTTCCGCAACATGCTGCCGGTGCTGCTGACCCAGACCATCATCCTGTTCCAGGACACCTCGCTGGTCTACGCCATCGGCGCCTACGACCTGCTCAAGGGCTTTTCCACGGCCGGCAAGATCTACGGCCGGCCCGAGGAGGCCTACCTGCTGGCCGCCGTGGTCTATTTCGTCGTCTGCTACAGCCTGTCCTACCTGGTCAAGCGCCTGCAGGCGCGCATCGCCATCATCCGCTGA
- a CDS encoding amino acid ABC transporter ATP-binding protein, translating into MIEINNVSKWYGPVQVLTDCSVQISKGDVVVVCGPSGSGKSTLIKAVNGLEPIQKGTITVDGVPVNDPRTNLPKLRSRVGMVFQHFELFPHLSVTENLTIAQIKVLGRSQDEAQARGLKMLDRVGLMAHKDKFPGQLSGGQQQRVAIARALSMDPIVMLFDEPTSALDPEMVGEVLDVMVKLAGEGMTMMVVTHEMGFARKVANRVIFIDVGGRILEDCGKEEFFGHPENRQARTKDFLNKILSH; encoded by the coding sequence ATGATCGAGATCAACAACGTTTCCAAGTGGTACGGGCCGGTTCAGGTGCTGACCGACTGCTCGGTGCAGATCAGCAAGGGCGACGTGGTGGTCGTGTGCGGCCCCTCCGGCTCGGGCAAGTCCACGCTGATCAAGGCCGTCAACGGCCTGGAGCCGATCCAGAAGGGCACGATCACGGTGGACGGCGTGCCGGTCAACGACCCCCGGACCAACCTGCCCAAGCTGCGCAGCCGGGTGGGCATGGTGTTCCAGCACTTCGAGCTGTTCCCGCACCTGTCGGTGACCGAGAACCTGACCATCGCCCAGATCAAGGTGCTGGGCCGCAGCCAGGACGAGGCCCAGGCCCGCGGCCTGAAGATGCTGGACCGCGTGGGCCTGATGGCGCACAAGGACAAGTTCCCCGGCCAACTCTCGGGCGGGCAGCAGCAGCGGGTGGCCATCGCCCGCGCCCTGTCCATGGACCCCATCGTCATGCTGTTCGACGAGCCGACCTCGGCGCTGGACCCGGAGATGGTGGGCGAGGTGCTGGACGTGATGGTCAAGCTGGCGGGCGAGGGCATGACCATGATGGTGGTCACGCACGAGATGGGCTTCGCCCGCAAGGTCGCCAACCGGGTGATCTTCATCGACGTGGGCGGCCGCATCCTGGAGGACTGCGGCAAGGAGGAGTTCTTCGGCCACCCCGAGAACCGGCAGGCGCGGACCAAGGACTTCCTCAACAAGATCTTGAGTCACTGA
- the pyrC gene encoding dihydroorotase codes for MTQQLTLTRPDDWHLHVRDGAAMAAVVPHTAAQFARAVIMPNLRPPVTTAAQAAAYRERILAVVPQGLDFQPLMTLYLTDNLPPDEIRRAREAGVVALKLYPAGATTNSDAGVTDIRKTYRTLEAMQREGLPLLVHGEVTSPEVDLFDREAVFIDQQLIPLRRDFPGLKIVMEHITTREAAQYVGEADALTAATITAHHLLYNRNAIFTGGIRPHYYCLPVLKRETHRLALVQAATSGSPRFFLGTDSAPHPAHLKEHATGCAGCYTAHAAIELYAEAFDAAGALDRLEGFASFHGADFYGLPRNAGRLTLRRQAWTAPASYPFGEAELKPLRGGEALAWQVAA; via the coding sequence ATGACGCAGCAGCTCACCCTCACCCGTCCCGACGACTGGCACCTGCACGTGCGTGACGGCGCGGCCATGGCGGCCGTGGTGCCGCACACGGCGGCGCAGTTCGCGCGGGCCGTCATCATGCCCAACCTGCGCCCGCCGGTGACCACCGCGGCGCAGGCGGCCGCGTACCGCGAACGCATCCTCGCCGTGGTGCCGCAGGGCCTGGACTTCCAGCCGCTGATGACGCTGTACCTCACCGACAACCTGCCGCCCGACGAGATCCGCCGCGCGCGAGAGGCCGGCGTGGTGGCGCTCAAGCTCTACCCGGCCGGCGCCACCACCAACAGCGACGCCGGCGTGACCGACATCCGCAAGACGTACCGCACGCTGGAGGCCATGCAGCGCGAAGGCCTGCCGCTGCTGGTGCACGGCGAGGTCACCTCGCCCGAGGTCGACCTGTTCGACCGCGAGGCGGTGTTCATCGACCAGCAGCTCATCCCGCTGCGCCGCGACTTCCCCGGCCTGAAGATCGTGATGGAGCACATCACCACCCGCGAGGCCGCGCAGTACGTCGGCGAGGCCGATGCGCTGACGGCGGCCACCATCACCGCCCACCACCTGCTGTACAACCGCAACGCCATCTTCACCGGCGGCATCCGGCCGCACTACTACTGCCTGCCGGTGCTCAAGCGCGAGACCCACCGCCTGGCGCTGGTGCAGGCCGCCACCTCCGGCAGTCCGCGGTTCTTCCTGGGCACGGACAGCGCGCCGCACCCGGCGCACCTGAAGGAGCACGCCACCGGCTGCGCCGGCTGCTACACGGCGCATGCGGCGATCGAGCTGTACGCCGAGGCTTTCGACGCCGCCGGCGCGCTGGACAGGCTGGAGGGCTTCGCCAGCTTCCACGGCGCGGACTTCTACGGCCTGCCGCGCAACGCCGGCCGGCTCACCCTGCGCCGCCAGGCCTGGACCGCGCCGGCCAGCTACCCCTTCGGCGAGGCCGAGCTCAAGCCGCTGCGCGGCGGCGAAGCGCTGGCGTGGCAGGTGGCGGCATGA
- a CDS encoding NYN domain-containing protein encodes MTGKPRVALLIDADNSPASKIGLILNELSTQGETNIRRAYGNWKKTELKGWEEQLHEHAIRPMQQFDYSKGKNASDMAMVIDALDLLYTDRPDAFGIVSSDSDFTPLVMHLRAKGAAVYGFGARKTPEPFVNACSRFLFLDDLRAASGSDEGDAADADRGPRLRMPPAELRQDRKLVALLRNAVQSAADDDGWAYVNDVRQQIGNQASFDQRNYGYSTLTKLLAAIDLFDFADEGTSNVSVREKRDKPPGGARRK; translated from the coding sequence ATGACCGGCAAGCCCCGCGTCGCGCTCCTGATCGATGCCGATAATTCGCCGGCGTCCAAGATCGGGCTGATCCTCAACGAGCTCTCGACCCAGGGCGAGACCAACATCCGGCGCGCCTACGGCAACTGGAAGAAGACCGAGCTCAAGGGCTGGGAGGAGCAGCTGCACGAGCACGCGATCCGGCCGATGCAGCAGTTCGACTACAGCAAGGGCAAGAACGCGAGCGACATGGCGATGGTGATCGACGCGCTGGACCTGCTCTACACCGACCGGCCGGATGCGTTCGGCATCGTGTCGTCCGACTCCGACTTCACGCCGCTGGTGATGCACCTGCGCGCCAAGGGCGCCGCCGTCTACGGCTTCGGCGCGCGCAAGACGCCCGAGCCCTTCGTCAACGCCTGCTCGCGCTTCCTGTTCCTGGACGACCTGCGCGCCGCCAGCGGCAGCGACGAGGGTGACGCGGCCGACGCCGACCGGGGCCCGCGCCTGCGCATGCCGCCGGCCGAGCTGCGGCAGGACCGTAAGCTGGTGGCGCTGCTGCGCAACGCGGTGCAGTCGGCCGCCGATGACGACGGTTGGGCCTACGTGAACGACGTGCGCCAGCAGATCGGCAACCAGGCCTCGTTCGACCAGCGCAACTACGGCTACTCCACGCTGACCAAGCTGCTGGCGGCGATCGACCTGTTCGACTTCGCGGACGAAGGCACCTCCAACGTATCGGTGCGCGAGAAGCGCGACAAGCCGCCCGGGGGGGCGCGGCGCAAGTGA
- a CDS encoding DUF3025 domain-containing protein: protein MTAGVDWAQPWFVPWAGPGRLAEAALAAGRSTAEALAAAGPAPVRFVPQEALPAGTPYERFVHETGCCPVRPGLHDFFNGIVWLGLPRTKRRLNQLQAQQIAAHGVGGARGPVRDAITVLDENGALLQAPPPLWDALLARDWRRLFVELRPRWAQARLLVVGHALLEKLAAPRKDLTAHVWREPCPAAEPAQADAWLAGRCTAQALAAKPFTPLPVLGVPGWWAPNENFSFYDDSLVFRPRRGP, encoded by the coding sequence GTGACCGCAGGGGTCGATTGGGCGCAGCCCTGGTTCGTGCCCTGGGCGGGCCCCGGCCGCCTGGCGGAGGCGGCCCTGGCCGCTGGGCGATCGACGGCCGAGGCGCTCGCCGCGGCCGGGCCCGCGCCGGTGCGCTTCGTCCCGCAGGAGGCGCTGCCCGCGGGCACGCCGTACGAGCGCTTCGTGCACGAGACCGGCTGCTGCCCGGTGCGCCCCGGCCTGCACGACTTCTTCAACGGGATCGTCTGGCTGGGCCTGCCGCGCACCAAGCGGCGGCTGAACCAGCTCCAGGCGCAGCAGATCGCGGCGCACGGCGTGGGCGGCGCCCGCGGGCCGGTACGCGACGCCATCACCGTGCTGGACGAGAACGGCGCGCTGCTGCAGGCCCCGCCGCCGCTGTGGGACGCGCTGCTGGCGCGCGACTGGCGGCGCCTGTTCGTCGAGCTGCGGCCGCGCTGGGCACAGGCGCGGCTGCTGGTGGTGGGCCACGCGCTGCTGGAAAAGCTGGCGGCGCCGCGCAAGGACCTCACGGCCCATGTCTGGCGCGAGCCCTGCCCGGCGGCGGAGCCGGCGCAGGCCGACGCCTGGCTGGCCGGGCGCTGCACCGCGCAGGCGCTGGCGGCCAAGCCGTTCACGCCGCTGCCGGTGCTGGGCGTGCCGGGCTGGTGGGCGCCCAACGAGAACTTTTCCTTCTACGACGACTCCCTTGTCTTCCGGCCGCGCCGGGGTCCCTGA
- the htpX gene encoding protease HtpX: MKRILLFVATNLAVVVVLGIVASLLGVNRYLTANGLNLGALLGFALIMGFGGAIISLLISKPVAKWSSGVQVIDGSEGPDERWIVETVRRFADKAGIGMPEVGIFPGEPNAFATGAFKNSALVAVSTGLLQGMTRDEVEAVIGHEVAHIANGDMVTMTLIQGVMNTFVVFLSRVVGYLVDSWLSRGEQRSGPGIGYFVTTIVLDILLGFLAAIIVAWFSRQREFRADRGAAQLMGRKQPMINALARLGGMVPGDLPKGLQTAGITSGVGKLFSTHPPIEERIAALQGT, encoded by the coding sequence GTGAAACGCATTCTTCTGTTCGTCGCGACCAACCTGGCCGTGGTGGTGGTGCTGGGCATCGTCGCCAGCCTGCTGGGCGTCAACCGCTACCTCACCGCCAACGGCCTGAACCTGGGCGCCCTGCTGGGCTTCGCGCTCATCATGGGCTTCGGCGGCGCCATCATCTCGCTGCTGATCTCCAAGCCCGTGGCCAAGTGGAGCTCCGGCGTGCAGGTGATCGACGGCAGCGAGGGCCCGGACGAGCGCTGGATCGTCGAGACCGTGCGCCGCTTCGCCGACAAGGCCGGCATCGGCATGCCCGAGGTCGGCATCTTCCCGGGCGAGCCCAATGCCTTCGCCACCGGCGCCTTCAAGAACAGCGCGCTGGTCGCGGTGTCCACCGGCCTGCTGCAGGGCATGACGCGCGACGAGGTGGAAGCCGTGATCGGCCACGAGGTCGCCCACATCGCCAACGGCGACATGGTCACCATGACGCTGATCCAGGGCGTGATGAACACCTTCGTCGTGTTCCTCTCGCGGGTGGTCGGCTACCTGGTGGACAGCTGGCTCAGCCGCGGCGAGCAGCGCTCGGGCCCCGGCATCGGCTACTTCGTGACCACCATCGTGCTGGACATCCTGCTGGGCTTCCTGGCGGCCATCATCGTGGCCTGGTTCTCGCGCCAGCGCGAGTTCCGCGCCGACCGCGGCGCCGCCCAGCTGATGGGCCGCAAGCAGCCCATGATCAACGCCCTGGCGCGCCTGGGCGGCATGGTGCCGGGCGACCTGCCCAAGGGGCTGCAGACCGCCGGCATCACCTCGGGCGTGGGCAAGCTGTTCTCCACCCACCCGCCGATCGAGGAGCGCATCGCGGCGCTGCAGGGCACCTGA